The genomic segment ATAAAAATAGCTCTTGGTGAAGTAAAAACAGCACTAATTAATAGACGAAATCTAATTGAAATTTTTAACCAAACAAAAGATCTTTTAGACTCTCAAGAAAAGATATACGAACTTGTAAACTCACAATACGATGAGGGCTATGTAGATCATCTAAGCCTGCTTGATGCACAAAGAAATTTACTAAGCACAAAGCTAAGTCTTGTAAATGCGAATTTAAATCTAAACAAAGCAATTGTTCAAGTATTTAAAGCTTTTGGGGGTGGTTTTAGTAAATAATTGTCAATTTTTTATTCAGCTAATTTTAAATAAAATAAAATAAAATAACAGAATTTAAAATATAAAACTAACAATAGGATAATATAATGAAAATTTCTCAATTTTTAAGTGCTGTTGCTATTAGTGCCTGTTTAACAAATTCTTTATTTGCAGAAACATATTTTGAAGAGGCAAGAGTAACTCTTCTTACTATTGCGCTACAAAAATATGGTGATAATATAGAAAAGATGATGTCAAATATCGATAAAGATACAAATGGTCTCAAAGGAATTGTTGTTCAATATTTAATTCAATTTGCACTTGTAAAAGATGATGAAATAAAAGCCGAAAGTCTTTCTCAAAAAGATAATAACGACGCTCTTTTGATATATAGTGCTTTAAAACATGGATATGAAACTACTAATGATTGGCTTAAAGAAAATATAGAAGATCCTTTAAATGAGATGTTAAAAAATCCTGAAAAGATAGTTAATGCTACACTTCAAAAACTTAATGGAAGCTTTAATACTAATGGAATTAATCTAGGATTAGGAGAAGGTTCAATTAATTCTAACAAAAATGTTACACAATTAAATGAAGATTTTATAAAAAAACATAAAACAGAGATCAAAAGCAAACTAGATGATTTTATAAATACATTTCATACCAAACTTAAAAAAAACGTAGAGGTTGTTAGTAAAAAGATTGAAGAAAAATCAAGCAATGATGCTGGATTAAAATCAGAATTAGAAAAACTGAAAGAACAAAAAGTAAAAATTGAGAAAAAAGAAAAAGAAATACAAGAAAGACTTGAAAGAGAAGAGAGAGAAAAACTTGAAAGAGAAAAACAAGAAAGAGAAAGACTTGAAAGAGAAAGACTTGAAAGAGAAAGACTTGAAAGAGAAAGACTTGAAAGAGAAAGACTTGAAAGAGAAGAAAGAGAAAAGCAAGAAAAAATAGAGAAAGAAAAAGAATTTAAATCTAAATTTTCTACAAAAGATAGCATTCAAAGTTCAATTTATGATTTAACAAAAGACAATCAAAATTTAAGACAAATATTTGAAACTATGAGCAAAGATCAAATTCAAACTTTCTCTAATGAAATAAAACAAACAACACAAGATATATCCAGCAATATATCAGAAAATTTATCTACTCAAATAGTTGATTTTAATTCAGAAATAACAACTCAAACAAGACTAGCACAACTAAGCAATCCTTTTAACAAAGATCTAGCGCTTGCAAAAGCTATCAATGCCTTAAAAGATATGAGATTTGTTTCAAATAATGATAATGCAATGGCTAATGTAGTAAAAGAATACACAGATAGATTTGCATACAATAATAGTTTATGGGCTTCTGCTTTAGGAGGTCAAACAAGATCTCAAAACAATATAAAATCAAGTCTTTATGGTTTTGCTATAGGTTATGATAGAACATTTGATAGCACAATAGTAGGAAATTATATAAATTATGCAAAAACAAAAACAAAAAATGATAGTTTTGATAATAAAGCAGATAACTATCAAATAGGTGTATACACTAGAAGTTATGTGAATAATAATGAGATAGATACAAAAGTATCCATAGGAAAATCTAAAAATAAATTAACAAGAGATATCAAAATACCAAACAATGCATTAGTATCACAAAAAAGCAAATATGATACAAAATCACTAACATTTGATTTAAGCTATGGTTATGTTGTAGCAACTAAAAATAATAGTTTTATAAAACCTTTTATAGGTGCTTCATATAGTTATTTGAAAAATAATGAATTTAAAGAAGATGGATTGTTTGCTATGAAATTCAGTGGTTCAAATTCTAAGATACTTAATGCAAGCGCTGGAATTGAGTTTAGAACATATTTAGAAAATGGAAACTACTTTTTTATAACACCTTCTTTACAAAAAGAAATTTATAAAAAAACAAAAGATAGCATTGTTAGATTTATAGGCTCAGATAAAGATATAATCCTAGCAACAAATAACAAAAAATCAACATATGTTTCTTTGATAACAGGAGCACAAGTAAATTTAACACAAAATTTATCTGCTAATATGATAATTGGCGCAAAAGCTAAATCGAAAGAAAAACTATATAATGCAACAATAGGACTTAGATATAAGTTTTGATTTAATCTAAATGTTAAAGTGCTGATAGCACTTTAACATTATCATTTTACGAAGAAATTTTGAGCTATAGCCTTATCTTCAAAAGGTATAACCTCTAAGTTTTTATCCCCTACTTTGATATTTACAGACTTATCTTTTGGGGCTTTTGTATAAGCAAGTGCCAATCTACAAGCAAAGTTCAAATCCTCATCATCGGCATTTTTATCAATAAAGCTAACGGCACCTACTATATCATCTAAAAAGCTTATCATGTGAAATTTATCATTTGGTGAGTTTAAGAGCATTTTATTGTCATTTTCATCTCTTCCTATGACCATTTTTGCACCATTTTTTAAGCGTAAATGGCGACCTAGCTTTAGCCAAGTTACATCTATATCTCTCATATCTTTATCAAATTTCAAATACTCTTTTATTTTAACAGCAAAACTCTCAACAGTAAGCAAACAACCCCCGCCCGGTGTAGCATAATCTTTAAAGCCAAATTCCTTAGCAAGAGCTAATTGTGGTTTTCTATCTCTACCACTAAAATCAAGTAATTTTTCTCTATCAACCCACCCTTCTCTCTCTGGTTTTGTAGGGTTTAAAAGCTTTGCACACATAGGTCTAAGAACAAGATCTTCATCATCACTTGCAAGTTTTTTTACCTGATTTAAAGCTTCTCTTCTTTGGCTCATAGGTCTTTGACCTATAACTTCACCAGTTATAACAAAACTTGCACTCTCTTCTTCAAGCATAGCAAGTGCAACCTTGAACATATGTCCGTGGCAATCTATACAGGGATTAAACTGCTTTCCATAGCCAAATTTAGGTGTAAAAAGTACCTCTTGAAGGTATTTATTTTTTATATCCACTACCTTAAACTTAGCTCCAGCTAACTCGGCTCTTCTTTTTAAAACATGAAACTTTTCTTCATCTACACCAAAACCTGTATCCATATGAAGTGCAACTACATCTATACCTTGATCTGTAATCAGCTTAATAGCAAGCATACTATCAAGACCACCACTAAATAACGCCAATGCTTTCATTCTTATCTTTCAATCCTTTTATAATTTTTGCAATTTTTTCTAAAACTTCCAGCTTGTCTTTATCTTTACTATTTCTTTTATTCATCTGCAAATTTTCAAAATATTTTATCTTTAAATTATTAATAGCTATTTGCAATTTATCAAAATCTTCTATAACTATCGCACTATCATCAAGCCAAAGTTCCCTTAAACTCGTATTTTCCTCAACCTTTTCTAAATTTAAAATCGCACTAAAAATATCAGAATGATTAAAAAAATAAGAGTTACTTACATTGCTAATTATAAATTTTTTGAAATTTTCATTACTAAACATAGTCTTTAAAATAGAAAGTTCTAGCAAATCTTTTGAAATTTTATTATCAATATTTACATTATTTACTATCTCTTGTTTTTGATGTTTAAAACTCTCTTGTTTGAAATTATGAGCCAAATTTACACTAACACCAATTAGTTCTGAGACCAAACTGTTATAACTAACACTAACAACAGGTTTTAGTTTGTTAGTAAATTGTGTTATCTCATCTAAACACTTTTGTTTTTGCATAGGACGTTCTAGGTCGTATTTAAGGGCTATTTGTCTTATATAAAACTCCCCTATTTCTATTCCTGACTCAAACAACTCTTCTAACTCTTTTATCTTGTTAGCAAACACCATATCAGCTGGGTCAGCACCACCATCTATAATAACAACAGAACCATCTATCTCATTTGTACTAAGCAACAAGCTTGATTTTATAGCAGCATTTATACCCGCCTCATCTCCATCAAAACAAAGGATTACATTTATATTTTCACGTTTTAAAAGTGGTAAATGCTTCTCTGTAAGCGCTGTTCCTAAAACAGCAACAGCATTTGTAAAACCGGCAGAATGAAGCATAATAACATCAAGATAGCCCTCAGTTATGATAACCTTCTTTTTTTGATATATTGTTTGCTTTGCTAGGTTATAACCATAAAGCAATTTTGACTTATCAAAAACATCACTTTGCGGACTATTTACATATTTTGCCATATGATTTGTGATAGTCCTACCACCAAATCCTACAAGTCTTGATGTGTGATTGTATATAGGAAAGCTTATTCTTTCAATAAAACTAGCATAAATTCCTTTTTCATTTTGTTTTATTATCCCTACTTCAAGTGCCTCTTGTGGTAAAATTTTTTCATTTTCCAAAAGCCTTAAAGTAGCACTGTTTTCAGGTGCATAGCCAAGTCCAAAATGCTCTATAATCTTATCGTTTAAACCTCTTGAATAAAGATAATTTAATGCATTTTGATTTTTATAAAGACAAGAACGATAAAAGGCATTTACATTTTCTAAAATCTGTTTATTTTGTATGGGTTTACTGTTATTATTTGTGTATTCTAATGTAAAGTTTGAAATACTAGCAAGTTTTTCTATCGCCTCTGGATAGTTTAGCTTTTCAAAATCCATAATAAATTTTATAGCATTTCCACCAGCTTTACAAGAAAAACAGTGATAAATTTGTCGTTGCGGACTTATACTCATACTTGGATTTCTATCATCGTGAAATGGACAAACACATTTATAATTTGCCCCTGATTTTTGAACATCCACATAATGACTTACAACATCAACAATATCAACTTGTTCTAATAACCTATCAATACTTTTTTGTTCTATCATAAGCAAGATTATACAATCAACTTGCTATAATTGCGCTTTAAATACAATAAAAAAGTGATCAAAGTGGATATATTTTTTATAGGTCATAGAGACCCTATTTTTGGACTTATTGTTTTGTTTAGCATAATCTTTATGGTAGCATTTTTTAGCTATGCTTGGGGTATTTTTAGCAAAAAAGATGAAAAAAGAAAGATAGAAAAATTTATAAAAAAATTTGATAATTCAAACTCAATAAGCGACAATCACAAACAACTACTAAAAAACCTAGACATAGATGCAAACGACCTTGGAGTTTTGGCTATGACCTTTGTAAAAAGTGGCGACTTTGAAAAAGCCATAAGTATATATCTCATAGCCCTTAGCAAGGTAAAAAATAAAATAGAAAAAGAATTTATCCTAACCCAGCTTGGAAGTGTATATTTTAAAGCTGGTTTTTTGCAAAATAGTATGAATATCTTTTTACAAGCTGTCCAGATAAGCCCAAGAAATGAGATTGCTTTAAGATTTTTAACCATGATAGATGAGAAGCTAAAAAAATTTAACGAAGCATTACAGACACTTGACTCACTGCAAGAACTTGGTGCCGATGTAAAAACAGCTAGAGCATACATAAAGGCAAATATAGTTTTAAATGATAAAGAGCTAAGCATAGATGAAAAAACGGACAAAATTTTAAAATACAGCAATGATTTTGCATTGCTAAAAAGAATGGCTATGCAACTTTGGATAAAAAACAACAAAAGCCTTCAAACCTTTCCTAGCTTTTTACCTATTTCAGATGTTATAGATATTTTATATCAGCAAAATATGCCGTTAAATTTAGAAGATGAAGAGTATAAAGCACTATTTTATGCAAAAGGTATCATAAAAGAAAAAGCAGATATAAATAGCTTTGAATTAAATGTTATTAAAAATTTAAAAGATACGGGATTTGATAAGGCTGATTTGAGTTTTAATTATGTTTGCAACTCGTGCAAAAACTCATTTCCAATGCACTTTTATAGATGTCCTATGTGCCACTCTTTGGGTAGTGTAAAAATTTTAAGCCAGATAACGGAAAAAAATGATGAAAACAATATGCCTTTTTAGTGATGGTTCGTGCTTAAATAACCCGGGACCAGGTGGCTGGGCTTATATCCTTGAATACAAAGAAAATATAAAAAAACAAAGTGGCGGAGAAAACAACACAACAAACAATCAAATGGAACTTCGTGCTGTTATAGAGGGTATAAAAGCATTAAAAGAACCTTGTAATATAGAGCTTTATACAGATAGTTCTTATGTGGCAAACTCTATAAATTCATGGCTTGAAGGCTGGATAAAGAAGGATTTTAAAAAGGTAAAAAATATAGAGCTTTGGAAAGAGTATATAAACGTTTCACAACAACACAATATAAATGCCATTTGGGTA from the Campylobacter pinnipediorum subsp. pinnipediorum genome contains:
- a CDS encoding autotransporter outer membrane beta-barrel domain-containing protein produces the protein MKISQFLSAVAISACLTNSLFAETYFEEARVTLLTIALQKYGDNIEKMMSNIDKDTNGLKGIVVQYLIQFALVKDDEIKAESLSQKDNNDALLIYSALKHGYETTNDWLKENIEDPLNEMLKNPEKIVNATLQKLNGSFNTNGINLGLGEGSINSNKNVTQLNEDFIKKHKTEIKSKLDDFINTFHTKLKKNVEVVSKKIEEKSSNDAGLKSELEKLKEQKVKIEKKEKEIQERLEREEREKLEREKQERERLERERLERERLERERLERERLEREEREKQEKIEKEKEFKSKFSTKDSIQSSIYDLTKDNQNLRQIFETMSKDQIQTFSNEIKQTTQDISSNISENLSTQIVDFNSEITTQTRLAQLSNPFNKDLALAKAINALKDMRFVSNNDNAMANVVKEYTDRFAYNNSLWASALGGQTRSQNNIKSSLYGFAIGYDRTFDSTIVGNYINYAKTKTKNDSFDNKADNYQIGVYTRSYVNNNEIDTKVSIGKSKNKLTRDIKIPNNALVSQKSKYDTKSLTFDLSYGYVVATKNNSFIKPFIGASYSYLKNNEFKEDGLFAMKFSGSNSKILNASAGIEFRTYLENGNYFFITPSLQKEIYKKTKDSIVRFIGSDKDIILATNNKKSTYVSLITGAQVNLTQNLSANMIIGAKAKSKEKLYNATIGLRYKF
- a CDS encoding argininosuccinate synthase domain-containing protein, translating into MKALALFSGGLDSMLAIKLITDQGIDVVALHMDTGFGVDEEKFHVLKRRAELAGAKFKVVDIKNKYLQEVLFTPKFGYGKQFNPCIDCHGHMFKVALAMLEEESASFVITGEVIGQRPMSQRREALNQVKKLASDDEDLVLRPMCAKLLNPTKPEREGWVDREKLLDFSGRDRKPQLALAKEFGFKDYATPGGGCLLTVESFAVKIKEYLKFDKDMRDIDVTWLKLGRHLRLKNGAKMVIGRDENDNKMLLNSPNDKFHMISFLDDIVGAVSFIDKNADDEDLNFACRLALAYTKAPKDKSVNIKVGDKNLEVIPFEDKAIAQNFFVK
- the dnaG gene encoding DNA primase; the encoded protein is MIEQKSIDRLLEQVDIVDVVSHYVDVQKSGANYKCVCPFHDDRNPSMSISPQRQIYHCFSCKAGGNAIKFIMDFEKLNYPEAIEKLASISNFTLEYTNNNSKPIQNKQILENVNAFYRSCLYKNQNALNYLYSRGLNDKIIEHFGLGYAPENSATLRLLENEKILPQEALEVGIIKQNEKGIYASFIERISFPIYNHTSRLVGFGGRTITNHMAKYVNSPQSDVFDKSKLLYGYNLAKQTIYQKKKVIITEGYLDVIMLHSAGFTNAVAVLGTALTEKHLPLLKRENINVILCFDGDEAGINAAIKSSLLLSTNEIDGSVVIIDGGADPADMVFANKIKELEELFESGIEIGEFYIRQIALKYDLERPMQKQKCLDEITQFTNKLKPVVSVSYNSLVSELIGVSVNLAHNFKQESFKHQKQEIVNNVNIDNKISKDLLELSILKTMFSNENFKKFIISNVSNSYFFNHSDIFSAILNLEKVEENTSLRELWLDDSAIVIEDFDKLQIAINNLKIKYFENLQMNKRNSKDKDKLEVLEKIAKIIKGLKDKNESIGVI
- the rnhA gene encoding ribonuclease HI, whose amino-acid sequence is MKTICLFSDGSCLNNPGPGGWAYILEYKENIKKQSGGENNTTNNQMELRAVIEGIKALKEPCNIELYTDSSYVANSINSWLEGWIKKDFKKVKNIELWKEYINVSQQHNINAIWVKAHNGHPQNEECDKMARDEAIKIKENGSFI